Genomic DNA from Candidatus Cloacimonadota bacterium:
GCGTGTTCCGCTTCGATCCAGCCACCGGGCAGGAAACGCTGCTGTTCAACAACACCAGCATCAACGACAGTTACGGCATGGGGCACGACGGCCAGCACCTCTGGATCACCGATCACGGCACTTCGTCCTCGGCCCCGGCCTACGCCCTGAAGCTTGATCTCACGGGGAACATCGTATCCCAGTTCAATCTGCCGGACCACTATATGTCTGGCATCGCCCCTGACAACGGCGATTTTTGGGTGATGACCTACTACCCGGACCCCGGCACGGTGTACAAAGTGAATTCCACCGGTAGCGTGCTGCAGCAATTCACCCCGCCCAACAACCAGCCCTGGGACATCTGCAAAGAAGGCGCGAATCTTTGGATAGCTGATTACAACGCCAACATGATCTACAAGGTATCCCAGGCGGGCGCGCTCCTGGAAGACCATGCTTCCGAAATCCAGCGTCCTGCCGGGATCACTTTCGACGGCCAGCATCTGTGGTATCTGGCCGGCCCGCTGAGCGCGCCCAGCACGCTTTACAAGGTGGATCTGAGCGGCACCGGGACGCCGGAGATAGATGTTTCCTTCGAAGAACATTACTTTGGCAATGTGATCATCGGCCAGAGCGCCACGGCGAACATCACCATCTTCAACAGCGGCACGGGCGACCTGGTGCTGGGCAACATCACCTTCCAGAGCGAGGTTTTCGCGCACAACGCCACTTTACCCCAAACTCTGGCCCCCGGTGAAAGCACGGTGGTGGCGGTCTCTTTTACGCCCAACAACTGGGGTGAATTTACCGATCTGATGAGCATCCATTCCAACGACCCGATCACGCCGGCCAAAACGGTGGAACTAAGCGGATACGGGGTGTTTGCCACAGCGCACATAAATGCCTCCCCCGCGGCCCAGGATTACGGCACGGTGAGGATCAACGCCGACACGGGCAGGTTTTTCACCCTCAGCAACCAGGGCCTGACGGACCTGCAGATCAACAGCGTCAGTTTTTCCGATCCGGCCTTTTACATCGACGGTTCGGTGCAGCTGCCGCTCAGCCTGGCCACCCGCGAGGAATATGAGCTGCGGATCTGGTTTTCACCCGGATCGCAGGGCCAGTTCACAGCCACAGCCAGCGTGGGCAGCAACGACAGCGGCAATCCGCAACAAACGCTTGATCTGTCGGGATCGGGGCAAACGCAGAACCTCGCGATGGGGGCCCCGCTGTGGGAATATCAGATCCTGGACGGGGTTTCCACCAACATCCGCGCGATCAAGCCCATCCCGGATATCTGGGGCAACGGCCTGGACGACGTGGTGGTCTGCGGCGAGGATTATCATGTGCGCGCCTACAACGGCAATTCCAGCGGCACGGCGGACGTGATCTGGGAACATTTCATCTATTCCGGGCCCGTGTCTTATTACCGGGGCCTGTCCATCAGCGGGGACCTGAACGGTGACGGCGTCGCGGACGTTGTGGTGGGAACGGCCGGCGGGGACAAATCCGTGCGGGCTCTTTCCGGCAGGAACGGAACTCCGCTTTGGACCTTCAACACCAATATCTACGGAAACGGCGGCGCGGTTTACCAGGTGGACGCCAAACGCGATTTCACCAATGACGGGATCCCGGACGTGCTGGCGGCAACCGGAGACGACATTTACGAACAGGGCCCCAAAAGGATATTTTTGCTCAACGGCGCCACCGGCACCATGATCTGGGAACGCTACGCGCAGGGTCCGGCCTTTGCCGTGATCAGCATTGCCGATTTCACCGGGGACGGGGTTCCGGACGCGCTGGCTGGAGCTTCCAACGAAGCCGAGACCCAAGCCCGCGTGCACGGTATCAACGGGGCCACGGGAGCCATCCAGTGGACGGTTCAGCCTGCTGGAACCTCAGTCTGGGCGTTGGGCCAGATCGACGATGTGAACGCTGACGGATTCGCGGACGTGATCGTGGGCTCCTTCCAGGGCGGAGGTAATTATTACGCGCTGAACGCCACCACCGGCGCCACCCTGTGGTCGGAATCGACCGGTGCGTCTCTGGTGATGCAGTTTGAACCCATGGGAGATGTGAACGGCGATGGCTACACCGACATTGCCATCGGCCACGTGGCCCCGCATACAGCAGTTATCAGCGGCCTGAACGGCCAGTATCTCTGGTCTCAGGCCACAGCCGACAACGCCTGGTATCTGGCCAACGGCGGCGACCTCACCGGCGACGGCATCAACGACCTGTTTGTGGGCACCCTCTATCAGAGCAACGCCGCCTACTTCATCGAAGGGACGGCCGGCACCATCCTGTCCACGCTCTGGACCGGTACACCGGTGGACGCCATCGGCGCCATACCCGATGTGACGGGAGACAATTCCAAAGAGATGATCGTGGGTGGCAGGGACGGCACCATCCGTTGCTATTCCGGAGGTCCGGTAACCCTTCCCAATCCCGGTTTCATCGCCGGTAATGTTTCCATTGCGGCCGGACCCGGAGCGGTCACGGAGGTTTTGGTGACGGCCGGAACGGCCAGCGCCAGTCCCAATGCAGACGGAGACTATCTGCTGAGCCTGGAGCCCGGGACCTACACCGTAACGGTATCCCTCACCGGCTACCACGCGGACCCGATCCCCAACGTGACCGTGCTGGCGGGAATCACCACCCCGGACATCGATTTCGCCCTGCAGATGCTGCCTTTGCAGCCGCCGGTCAATCTGGCCGTGGATGCCGTGACCGGTATTTTCAACTGGGAACAGCCAGCCTCATCGCATCAGTATTATCCCGGCAGCTACAAGGTTTTTCTGGACGGAGCCCTGCTGGGAATCACTGAAGAACTGGACTGGACCTTTACCGGACTGATCCCCAACACCGCTTACACCGCGGGTGTGGCAGGGATCTATCCCACCGGGGAATCGGAACCCGCGACCCTCGAATTCACCTTCACCGGAGTGGGGATCGAGGAACCCGTTCCCCTGGTCACCAAGCTGCACGGCAATTTCCCCAATCCCTTCAATCCCACCACCACTCTGCATTTCTCTTTGGAAAAATCCACGTTCGTGAGCCTGGAGATATTCAATGTAAAAGGCGAAAGGGTGAGGCAACTGGTGGAAGCGGAGCTCGACAGCGGCAATCACTTCCGGACCTGGGATGGCAGGGACGACGCGAATCAGCCGCAGGGAAGCGGGATCTACTTCTACCGGTTCACGGCCGGTGATTACCGCGAAACGAGCAGGATGCTGCTTTTGAAATAGGCGCGGGCAGCAGTCAGTTTGGCTCAGCCGGTTCCCTTGTTCAGGAGCCGGCTTCCTTTTTTCCCACGGGAGCCACGTAGATCACGAATTCCTCCTCACCGTCCAGGCCCAGGCTGGCGTTCATCATTTCATCCATGAAGGCCCCGATCATGCAGGCCCCGGCACCCACGGCCTCGGCAGCCAGATGGATGTTTTGGCCCCAATGCCCGGCATCAACATACAGATAGCGGTAGGAGCGCTGCTGATAGCGCCAGACAGCGCGGTAGGGCCTTGCGCTGAGGATGAAGGTGACGGCGGAATCCGCCACCATCTGCTGTCCCATGCAACCTTCCAGAACTTGCTCCGCGATGTCTTCCGGCGCTTCCAGCCTGATCAGGCCGTGCTTCAGCGGGTGATACCAGTAAAGTCCGGGGGTGAGGTTGGCCACATTGTTGATGAGTAGATAGCACTCAAAGGGATGGCGGCTGCCGGCGGAGGGGACGTTGCGGAAGGTGACCTCAATGTTTTTGCCGCTGCGGAAATCGCGCGCCCAGCAGGAAGCCCAGAGCAGGAAGGAAAGTTCTTCCAGGGAAAGGGCCTGGGCGGCATATTTGCGCAGGCTGCGGCGCTGGCTGATCGCCTGGCGCAGAGTGAGTTCCGGCACAGGGATGCGTTCCACGGCCGGAAGCTGGATGATCTCTCCGGAGCGGACCTTCACCGCTTCCGGACAGGGCTTGCCCTGTTCCTGATCGCTGCTGCCGCCATAGACATAGCGGGTGAGGCGCACGAAATCCGGGCCGATGGTGGCCGCGCGGTCCAGTTCCGGCTTGATTTCCGCCACGGCCGCAGAACAGCTTTGCTCAAGCTTATCAAACTCTTCCGCGCTCAGCTTGAGCTCGGCCATGATCTCCTCGCGGCTGGAGCCGCGGACTTTGTGGAAGATGAATTCAAAGTTGGTCATATCCATGTTTTTACTCCTCTCAGTCACCCAGGCAAATGCCCAGTCCGCGCGCGGTGCGCACCAGTCCGGATTCCGGGTCCACATGGTTGTAGGTTTTGATGGCGTCGGCCAGGGGTACCGCAACGATTTCTGGATGACGGTATGAGGCCATTTGCCCCCATTTTTGCTGCAGCACCATTTCGAAAGCCATCACGCCAAATTGCGAGGCCAGAACTCGGTCGAAGGAGTTGGGCCGTCCTCCACGCTGCAAATGGCCGAGGATGGTTTCGCGGATCTCGATGGAGCAGCCGGCGTCCTTGAGTTCCTGGGAAAGTCGCAGTCCGGCTCCGCCGAGGCGGATGGGCATGGCGCCGGGATCTTCTCTGGCGGTGTAGCTCATGGTTCCGGCCAGGGGTTTGGCGCCTTCGGCGATAACAATGTTGGCGAAGCCCTTGCCAGAGGTGATGCGGCGGTTGAGGGCCTCCATCACGGATGTGATGTCATAATCGATCTCAGGGATGAGGCAGACCTCAGCGCCGCCCGCGATGGAGGCGTGCAGCGCGATCCAGCCGGCATAGCGGCCCATCACCTCCAGGATCAGCACGCGGTGATGGCTGGCGGCTGTGGTCACCAGCTTGTCCACTGCATCGGTGGCGGCGTCAACGGCGGTTTGGAAGCCAAAGGTGAAATCGGTGTCGGAGAGGTCGTTGTCGATGGTCTTGGGTACGCCGATCACGGGGCAGCCCAGCTCATAAAGGCCTTGGGAGATGCGCTGGGAGCCGTCACCGCCGATGTTGATCACAGCGCTGATGTTCTGGGCGCGGAGGCGTTCGATGAGGTCGGCGCTCCGGTCCATGGTGGTCCAGGAGCCGTCCGGGTTCTGCACAGGCCAGTTGAAGGGTCCGCCACGGTTGGTGGTGCCGATGATGGTGCCGCCCTGAACGTGGATGCCGGCCACGGTTTTGGGCGTGAGTTCCACCAGTTGCATGGGATCAAGCAGGATGCCGTTGAAGGCGTCGATGCTGCCCAGAACTTCCCAGTCCGGTTCAAAAGCGGCGCGTTTGACTATGGCACGGATAACGGCGTTGAGGCCGGGGCAGTCTCCGCCTCCGGTAACGATCAGCAGCCTTTTTTTCATTTGTTACTCCAATTGGCTAAAAATTCAGGGGCGCGGCTCAGCCATGAGCCTCGATTGTGCCTTGATAAACTGCCCGGTTGGCCTCGATGATCTCTTCCAGAGAGGGTTCCGGTTTATTCGGCCAGGTCTCCACCGTGGCGGAGCAGATGTGATGGATTTGTGGAAACGTGATCTTTTCCTCCAGAAACAGGCGTAGGGCGGCCTCGTTGGCACTGTTCAGCACCGTGGGCAGGATGCCGCCGCTTTTAGCCACCTCAAGCCCAAGATAATAAAGGGGATAGCGTTCCGGCGGAACCGACGCGAAATCAAGCCGCGAGAGGCTCAACAGATCGGTTGGCACCAGTGAAGAGGGCCAGCGCTGGGGCCAAGACAGCGCGTAAAGGATGGGCAGTTTCATGTCCGGAGCGCTAAGCTGGGCCAGGATCGACCCATCCACGAACTCCACCAGGGAATGGATCACGGACTGCGGATGCAGTACGGCGCTGATCCTCTCGTAAGGAAGCCCGAACAGCCAGCGCGCCTCCATCACCTCCAGGGCCTTGTTGAACATGGTGGCGCTGTCGAGGGTCACTTTCGCGCCCATCGACCAGTTTGGATGCTTTAGTGCCTGTTGGGGCGTGACCCTGGGAAAATCTTCGAGGGGCAGGTCGCGGAAAGAGCCGCCGGAAGCTGTGATGTGGATATGCCTGATCTCGTGGGCGGAATGAGCGCCGATGGCCTGGAAAATGGCGCTGTGTTCGCTGTCCACGGGCAGCAGTTGCACTTGGTGGGCCTCGATCAGCGGCATCAGCAAATGCCCCGCCATCACCAGAGATTCCTTGTTGGCCAAGGCCAGCCGGGCCTTTTTCTTCGCGATGGCAAAGCTGGCGCGAAGTCCGGCCGAACCGCTGATGGCGTTCAGGGCTACATCGTAGTCCTCATCCCGCAAGGCTTTGAGCAGTTCCTCTTCGCCGAAATACAGTTTCAGATCGGAATACTTTTGCCGCAGCGACGCCTGCTCCGCGGGATCTGTGATGCCCGTGAGAATGGCTGTGGAAACCGAGAATTCCCGGCAGATGGCGGCGAGTTTGGCGGCGTCCGTGTGGGCTGAAACAAGGCTGAGGGTGATGTGGGAGGGTTGCTCGCGCAGCACGGCCAGGGTGGACGAGCCGATGGAGCCCGTGGCACCCAGCAGGGCGAGTTTGCTTACCATGTGTAGCTGAGTGACAGCCGCTGCGAGGACCCCAGTTCATCAGCCGAGCCGTTGCGCCAGGCGAAATCGATGCCCAAGGCCTTGTAACGCACTCCCAGTCCGGCAGTGAAACAGTCCGTGTCCCAGCCGGCCATCACGTTGAGCGCGGGGATGGGGTTAACCAGAACCCCGGCATGAAAGTCCGCGCTGACAGGCCCGGCAGCCACATTGGAGGCCTCGCCGCGGTCTTCCGCAAAGATCTGGGTACGCAGGGCCAGGTGGACGGGGATCTCTTTGAAGGGGGCGAAGCCGTAGCCTAGTTCCAGGTCCAGATTGGGAATGGCGATCTCATGGGTGCCGTTGGCCCAGATGAGCTGGGTGGAAAAGAAATCTCGCAGGTTGGCCGCGGCCCGGAAGCCTTTGCCGGCGTTCCAGAGCAATCCGAGGTCGGCGCCGATCCCGAATCCGGAGTTTTCCGCCAGACTGCGGTAGGCCAGTTTTGGTGTCAGGCCCAGATGCAGATTGTCCCGCAGCGAGCGGGCCAGGCTGCCGTAAACGATCACATCGTGGTTACCCACGGTTTTCCAAACCTCGGGGCGGTTGGCGTTGCTGAGGCTGTCCGCGGGGTTTTCCAGCTGGGTGAGCTTGATCTCGTCGATGCCCAGATGATTGATCTGGAGCGAGGTGCGGGTCTTGGTGCCGAACACCGCGCCCAACTGGTTTTGCTGCATCAGGCCCTCAAAGTGTTCCACCCGCATCAGTTCCACTCCGCTGAAACCGGGTTCGGCCAGCAGCGCGGGATTCCACCAGCCCGCGGCCAAAGAATTGCCGTAAGTGAGGCCGGTGTTGCCCATTGCCTGATTTTGCACGCCGGAGGAGAGCTGAAAGATCTCGCCCGCGTATTTCGTGGCTCCCAGCAGCGCCGTGAGCGCCAGGAAGAGAATGGCTGTGTATGGTTTTTTCATGAATCTTACCTATGCGGACAAGATAAGCCGGACCGCGCTTTTGGTAAAGTAATTTATTTTCGGGGGAGGCGTCAACTGCCCAAAATTCCCAGCAACACGCCCGCGGCGACGGCGGAGCCGACCACCCCGGCCACGTTGGGGGCCATGGCGTGCATCAGCAGATAGTTGGTGGGATCGTATTTCTGCCCCATCACTTGGGAAACGCGCGCGCTGGCCGGAACGGCGGAAACGCCGGCGTTGCCAATGAGGGGGTTGATCTTGTCTTTCACAAAGAGGTTCATGAATTTGGCGAACAGTACGCCGGTGGCCGTGGCCACAGCAAAGGCGAAAGCGCCCAGGAAAAATATCCCCAGCGCCTGCGGGGTCAGAAACACGTCGGCCGTGGTTTTGGCACCCACGGTGAAGCCCACCAGCACGGTCACGATATCGATCAGCGAGGTCCGGGCGGTGAGGGCGAGGCGTTCCGTGACGCCGCATTCTTTCAGCAAATTGCCCAAAAAGAGCATGGCCAGCAGCACCACGCCGCCGGGCGCAATCACGGCCGTAACCAGAAAGGTGATCACGGGGAAGAAGATCTTTTCTTTTTTGGAAACCTGGCGGGGCGGCTTCATTCGGATCAGACGCTCTTTGGGGGTGGTGAGCAGCTTCATGATCGGCGGCTGGATCACCGGCACCAGGGCCATGTAGGAATAGGCGGCCAGGGCGATGGGGCCGATCAGGTGCGGGGCCAGTTTGGAGGATAGGAAGATGGAGGTGGGTCCGTCCGCGCCGCCGATGATGCCGATGGAGGCAGCTTCCAAAACGTTGAAACCGAGCAGCAGGGCGCCCAAAAAGGTGCCGAAAATGCCCACCTGGGCCGCCGCGCCCAGCAGGATCAGCTTGGGATTGGCGATCAGGGTGGAAAAGTCGGTCATGGCGCCGATCCCCAGGAAGATCAGAGCGGGAAAGATGCCCTTGCTAACACCGAAGTAGAGGTAGTTCAGCACGCTGCCTTCGCTCACCACGCCCAGGCCTTGCTCCAGCATGCCGGGAATGTTGCCCACGATGATGCCGAAACCGATCGGCACCAGCAGCAGCGGCTCGAAGCCTTTCACGATGGCCAGGTAGATGAAAACTATCCCGGCCAGGATCATCACCGTGTTGCCCCAAGTGAAACTCACAAAGCCGGTGGTGTTCAGGATCTGAAGAAATTCCTGCATGCTCAGGCCTCCAGCTCGATCAACGGATCGCCTTCCTGCACGTTGTCGCCTTTCTGGACGTGCACCTTGAGGACCTTGCCGCTCAGGTTGCTGTGGATCTCGGATTCCATTTTCATCGCCTCCAAGATCAGCAGGGTCTGGTCTTCCCGCACAAACTCGCCTGGCCGCACCTTCACCTCGATGATGTTGCCGGGCAGCGGGGCGCGCACGATCCTGTCCGCGGGGGCCGTTTTGGCTGGGGGCAAGTTTTGCGGGCGGGCGGGTTTGGCCTGTTCCTTGATCTCGATGCCGCTCAGCGTCATCAGCAGATCGCCTTCCTGGACGGGCGCGCGGTCTTTCACGTGGATCTTTTCCACCACGCAATCCACCGGCGCGGCGATCTCGGATTCCATCTTCATCGCTTCCAGCACCAATATGGTCTGGCCTTTTTTAACGGTCTCGCCTTCCTTCACGCGGAGCGAGGCGATCACGCCGGGCAACGGCGCGCGGACCTCGCCGGTGCCTGAGGCAAAGTCGCTGGAAAACGCGGGCGCCAGCGGAACGGCCTGTTCCTGTTGTGGCAGCACCGGCACCTGGGGCAGGGCGTCATCTTCGATCTGGATCAGATAATCAGTGCCGTTGATGTTTATCTTGGCGTGGCTGGTAGTGTATTCCAGCACCCGGGCTTCATAGCGCTGCCCGCCTATGATCAGTTTATAGGTTTTCATGATTCAACTCCTCTTGCGCAGGATTTCCCGGTTGGGCATGTTCAGCATCACGCTGCCCCGCCACTGGTCGGAACCTGCGCGGCGGAAGGTGAGCAGCAGCCGGCGCCGCTCCTCGATGTCGTGTTTGTGCAGGTGCAGCGCGGTGATGGCGGCCGCGATCACGTCTGCGTTCATGTCCACCGGCCGGGCCTTAACCTTGCCTGAGGGTGTGAGCACCAGGGCGCTGTCCGTTTTTTTGGGCTTGGCATTCAGGTGTTTCAGCTGGCTGATCACCAGGGCGGTGAGGGCCAGGGCAGAAAACACGATCAGCACGCCGAAGCCGAGGATCGAGAGCCCGAACCCCATCTTGTTGTCATTGAAATCGTTTTCGAAGGTCACCAGCTCTTCCGGCGTGCGGTTCAGCGCCTGCAGGGAATAGTTGTCAAAGCTTTTATCGGCGCTGTCGATGCCTGCGAACTGGCGCAGCTTCTTCACCGGCAGCTGTTTCTGCGCGGCCAGCTCGCCGATGCTGCTCAGTTCCGTGAAGCCATAGATGCTGTATTGCTGCGCCAGCAAGGCCCGGAAGGGCGTGATGCCCAGCCGGCGCAGGCTCATCCTGTCCAGCACTTCATTTTTGGGCTCGATGCCCAGATACTCTTTCCAGCGCTCCAGGTCCCTGATCTCCAGTTTGGCGGCCACGTCGGCCAGCTTGTCCGTGTCCTTGAAGCCATAGGCGCTGATCACCTCGCTTTCCCGCAGCTGCAGCAGGCTGTCGGACATCGCCTGGATCTGCAGTTGCAGGTCTTCGAAGCTGGGTTCCTCCACTTCCTGGGCCGCCAGCCCGAGGCAGAGCGGCAGCAACAGGAGGACGAAAATGATTCTCTTGCTCATGGCTTAAAGCGGTATGTTGCCATGCTTGCGCGGCGGGATGCTGTCCTTTTTGTTGGCCAGCATTTCCAGGGCCCGGATGAGGCGGAAGCGCGTACGCGAGGGCTCGATGATGTCGTCGATATAGCCCCGCTCGGCCGCGGCAAAGGGATTGGCGAATTTCTCCGCGTATTCCTTCTCCCGCTCCAGCAGGGTCTGTTTGGGATCCGCTGAGGCCTGCGCCTCTTTGCGGAAGATCACTTCCACGGCGCCTTTGGGCCCCATCACGGCAATCTCCGCGCTGGGCCAGGCGTAAACCAGGTCCGCCCGCATGTGGCGGCTGTTCATCACGCAGTAGGCACCGCCGTAGGCTTTGCGCAGGATCACGGTGATCTTCGGCACGGTGGCTTCGGCGAAGGCGTAAAGCAGCTTGGCGCCGTTGCGGATGATGCCGTTGTGCTCCTGGCTGGTGCCGGGCAGGAAGCCGGGCACATCTTCCAGCACGATCAGCGGGATGTTGAAGGCATCGCAGAAGCGCACGAAGCGCGCGGCTTTGATGGAGGCGTCGATATCCAGCACCCCGGCCAGGATTTTGGGTTGGTTGGCCACGATGCCCACGGGAAAACCGTTCATCCGCGCGAAGCCCACCACCACGTTTGGGGCGAAATTCAGCATCACCTGCAGGAATTCGCGGTCATCCACGATCTCGTGGATCACGTCCAGGATGTCATAGGGCTTGTTGGGGTTTTCCGGGATGATTTCGTCCAGTGAGGCGCAGACGCGGTCCACCGGATCGTGGGACGGCACATAGGGCGGGTCTTCCATGTTGTTCGAAGGCAGGTAGCTTAGCAGTTTTTTGATCAGCAGCAGGGTCTCTTCCTCGCTGTTGGTGATAAAATGCGCCACCCCGCTCTTGCTGGAATGCACTCCCGCGCCGCCCAGGTCGGCGGTGGTCACCGTCTCGTTCAGAACGGTTTTCACCACCTTGGGCCCGGTCACGAACATGTAGCTGTTGCGCTTTTCCATCATCACAAAGTCTGTGATGGCAGGAGAATAGACAGCTCCGCCGGCGCAGGGGCCAAGGATGGCGGAGATCTGCGGGACCACCCCGCTGGCCATCACGTTGCGCCAAAAGATCTCGGCATAGCCGGCCAGAGCGTCGATCCCTTCCTGGATGCGCGCTCCGCCGCTGTCGTTGAGCCCGATCACCGGGCAGCCGTTCTTCAGCGCCATGTCCATGATCTTGCAGATCTTTTCGGCGTAGGTCTTGGAGAGCGAGCCGCCGAAAACTGTGAAATCCTGCGCGAACAGATAGACCAAACGCCCGTTGATGGTGGCGCTGCCGGTAATTACGCCGTCACCGGGATAGACCTGTTCGTCCATGCCGAAATTCACGCAGCGGTGCGTTACAAAGAGGTCAAACTCCTCAAAACTATCGGGATCCACCAGCTGTTCGATCCGCTCGCGAGCGGTGAGTTTGCCCTTGTCATGCTGTTCCCGCACTCGTTTCTCGCCGCCGCCAAGGGTCGCCGCGTCGCGCTTTTCCCTCAGTTTAATGATCTGGGTTGTCATGTTTCAGTCCTTGATTTGGATGATGCTTTCAGATATCCTGCCCGGGAGCGTTATCACTTCCCGGAGCCAGTCGTTCGGGAGCCAGTTTATTCAACTCCGTTATTTCGTAAAGGTTTATTATTCCTGCTACGAAGTCCTGCCAGGTGTCGCTGTCTTCCCGGATCAACGCAAGCGCAGGGTTTTGAAGAGCTTGCGTTCGCCGGAGGCCCTCAATTCCAGCAGATACACGCCGGCGGCCACCGGGACGCCGTTTTGGTCGCGGCCGTCCCAAACGAACTGACTGTTGCCTTTGGCGCCGGAACTTCCTCGAAAGCCGGCTATCCGCTGCCCGCGAATGTTATGGATGTCTATCTCCACCCTCTCGCCTGCTCTGGCGGTTTGGCAGTTGATCCGCAGCTCCGCGGCAAAGGGATTGGGCGCGCAGCTCAGAGTGACGCTGACCGCGGGGCTCAGACCGTCGTCAACCTCCACTCCGGGATAGAGTTCCGGGATGATCTGGCTCAGGAAGTCCCTGACCTCGTCCTGCAGCATGAAATAGAGCGGAAAGCCCAACAGCGCCAGGGTTCCGCCGGCTTGAGCCCGGATCGCCAGCGGCTCGTTGTCGTTCACTCCGGCGTTCACGATCTCCGCCCGGTAGAGTGGGTCCGCCGCTCCCGCGAAGACATAGCTCATCGGCAGCATCCCGTTCCAGGGCGTCGCCAGCTTGGCCGGGTCCGGATGCAGGTCGGGATAGATGTCACTTTGCGCGGAAACCAGCACGGCGGAGTTGTTCAGTAGCGGTGTGATGCCCGGCAGGAAGCGGTTCAGAAAAGCGCTGTCGAACTGGCTGGGGTATTTCCAGCCGGAGATCAGCAGGGTCCCGCCGCTGAGCACGTAGCTGCCCAGCAGGTTTTGGTAGTCGATTATGTGCATGTCTGAAAAATCGTCGCAGTGCCAGAGGATGAAGGGATGGTGGCTCAGCTGGCTTAGGCTGAGCTGGTTTTGGCTCTCCAGGTCCCGCACCGTGTGGGCAAAATCGCCCAGAACATAGGCGTAGAAATCATCCACCATCTGGTCGGTGGGCGAAATGTTGGCTCCGTTGCCATGCCTGGTCTCGTCCACCAGCAGAAACCCCTGGTCGAAGGGAAAGTCGATCGGCGTGGTCACCATCCGATTGGAGGGCAGGCTGAGAAAGCCCTCCAGGTCCACCGCGGTCACGTAGTATTGATAGCTGTGGCCGTTGGTCACGGTGACGTCTGTGTAGTTCAGAGTGTTTAGCGGCGTGTCCGTCAAGCGGATGAACTCTCCGTCCGGAAACAGCTGGCGGAAAACGTGGTAACCTGCCAGCGGGATGCCGCCGCCAAAGGGATTCCAGCTCAGGTCCACGGCGCCGTCGTAAGCCAGGCAGGTGGCCAGTTGCAGCGTGTTTTGCGTGAAGGAGCGGGTCAGCACCCAGTGGTTGGGATCGATCTGAATGGTGCCAACGTCGTCGGAAAGCGCGATGGGAAAGTAGTTTGTGTAGCCTTCCGGGGTGGCCCTGACCACCACGGAGTCCGCCACCGCCGAGCCTGGAATGCTGATCGGCACGTCGATGTCGAAGAGCGTGGAAGTGGGGCTGGTGGTGGTGGCGAAGATCTTGGCCATCCCCGTATCGTTGTGCAGCACTGTGAAAGTGGCGTTGGGGATGCCCGGGGAGTAGATCCACTGTTGGAAAAACTGGCTCAGGTCTTCTCCTCCGGCCAGTTCGGCAAGGCCGATGAATTCCGCCGTGTTTATGTT
This window encodes:
- a CDS encoding biotin/lipoyl-binding protein — protein: MKTYKLIIGGQRYEARVLEYTTSHAKININGTDYLIQIEDDALPQVPVLPQQEQAVPLAPAFSSDFASGTGEVRAPLPGVIASLRVKEGETVKKGQTILVLEAMKMESEIAAPVDCVVEKIHVKDRAPVQEGDLLMTLSGIEIKEQAKPARPQNLPPAKTAPADRIVRAPLPGNIIEVKVRPGEFVREDQTLLILEAMKMESEIHSNLSGKVLKVHVQKGDNVQEGDPLIELEA
- a CDS encoding acyl-CoA carboxylase subunit beta — encoded protein: MTTQIIKLREKRDAATLGGGEKRVREQHDKGKLTARERIEQLVDPDSFEEFDLFVTHRCVNFGMDEQVYPGDGVITGSATINGRLVYLFAQDFTVFGGSLSKTYAEKICKIMDMALKNGCPVIGLNDSGGARIQEGIDALAGYAEIFWRNVMASGVVPQISAILGPCAGGAVYSPAITDFVMMEKRNSYMFVTGPKVVKTVLNETVTTADLGGAGVHSSKSGVAHFITNSEEETLLLIKKLLSYLPSNNMEDPPYVPSHDPVDRVCASLDEIIPENPNKPYDILDVIHEIVDDREFLQVMLNFAPNVVVGFARMNGFPVGIVANQPKILAGVLDIDASIKAARFVRFCDAFNIPLIVLEDVPGFLPGTSQEHNGIIRNGAKLLYAFAEATVPKITVILRKAYGGAYCVMNSRHMRADLVYAWPSAEIAVMGPKGAVEVIFRKEAQASADPKQTLLEREKEYAEKFANPFAAAERGYIDDIIEPSRTRFRLIRALEMLANKKDSIPPRKHGNIPL
- a CDS encoding sodium ion-translocating decarboxylase subunit beta produces the protein MQEFLQILNTTGFVSFTWGNTVMILAGIVFIYLAIVKGFEPLLLVPIGFGIIVGNIPGMLEQGLGVVSEGSVLNYLYFGVSKGIFPALIFLGIGAMTDFSTLIANPKLILLGAAAQVGIFGTFLGALLLGFNVLEAASIGIIGGADGPTSIFLSSKLAPHLIGPIALAAYSYMALVPVIQPPIMKLLTTPKERLIRMKPPRQVSKKEKIFFPVITFLVTAVIAPGGVVLLAMLFLGNLLKECGVTERLALTARTSLIDIVTVLVGFTVGAKTTADVFLTPQALGIFFLGAFAFAVATATGVLFAKFMNLFVKDKINPLIGNAGVSAVPASARVSQVMGQKYDPTNYLLMHAMAPNVAGVVGSAVAAGVLLGILGS
- a CDS encoding OadG family protein, which codes for MSKRIIFVLLLLPLCLGLAAQEVEEPSFEDLQLQIQAMSDSLLQLRESEVISAYGFKDTDKLADVAAKLEIRDLERWKEYLGIEPKNEVLDRMSLRRLGITPFRALLAQQYSIYGFTELSSIGELAAQKQLPVKKLRQFAGIDSADKSFDNYSLQALNRTPEELVTFENDFNDNKMGFGLSILGFGVLIVFSALALTALVISQLKHLNAKPKKTDSALVLTPSGKVKARPVDMNADVIAAAITALHLHKHDIEERRRLLLTFRRAGSDQWRGSVMLNMPNREILRKRS
- a CDS encoding glutamyl aminopeptidase; this translates as MIKSAKLLPLFLLSFLATGLNANQPFWSLEPSTREIERADSLTGFDISKYVINLEINTETQFINGMVEAQVTPEWPLDAIHYELESDSLQVYSVLLNDAQVAFTHADGLLSIPLPPAQRNPFVTKVYYSGHPRRSPAPYNIGLIFTPNAVYTLSNPDAGRYYWPSYDHPWDKALVDWNITVRSDWLAAANGIRTGITDNGDGTRTHHWVSSSPIATYVMGLAAAPYIEFTQQAGDLPIQNFVLPGQINNAQMDFANVPDMIGFFSSVYGPYPFEKYGHMVVPMTTYAAMEHQTMTTFGAAYLTGNQNYESIVAHELTHQWYGNLVTPITMREVWLKESFATYSEFLWEAHHEGWQAGCDYLRDNIQQYYVSWENSNGPQTIFDPEYNMMFAPPTYEKSASVLHMLRLKLGNEGYFNFIRSLLTTFPGGNINTAEFIGLAELAGGEDLSQFFQQWIYSPGIPNATFTVLHNDTGMAKIFATTTSPTSTLFDIDVPISIPGSAVADSVVVRATPEGYTNYFPIALSDDVGTIQIDPNHWVLTRSFTQNTLQLATCLAYDGAVDLSWNPFGGGIPLAGYHVFRQLFPDGEFIRLTDTPLNTLNYTDVTVTNGHSYQYYVTAVDLEGFLSLPSNRMVTTPIDFPFDQGFLLVDETRHGNGANISPTDQMVDDFYAYVLGDFAHTVRDLESQNQLSLSQLSHHPFILWHCDDFSDMHIIDYQNLLGSYVLSGGTLLISGWKYPSQFDSAFLNRFLPGITPLLNNSAVLVSAQSDIYPDLHPDPAKLATPWNGMLPMSYVFAGAADPLYRAEIVNAGVNDNEPLAIRAQAGGTLALLGFPLYFMLQDEVRDFLSQIIPELYPGVEVDDGLSPAVSVTLSCAPNPFAAELRINCQTARAGERVEIDIHNIRGQRIAGFRGSSGAKGNSQFVWDGRDQNGVPVAAGVYLLELRASGERKLFKTLRLR